One Flavobacterium sp. 90 DNA segment encodes these proteins:
- the uxuA gene encoding mannonate dehydratase, protein MQQTMRWFGPQDNVTLKDIKQAGATGIATALHQIPVGEVWTIDDIRERKQMIIEDGLEWLVVESLPVHEEIKRATGNYLQFIENYKISIKNLSACGIKIITYNFMPVLDWVRTDHNFVNEDGSKALLYNQDAFTYFDVFLLKRPNSENDYSESEKEKALQFGNKLSKEEKELLFKNVLLGLPGSKTSFTAEEILSLLDNYAEITNEKLRENLIYFLSEVAPVAAECDSKLAIHPDDPPFSVLGLPRIVSTEEDIKQILLAVPLDSNGLCYCTGSLGADPKNNLERIMDDWGDRIHFLHLRNTFRESETIFRESEHLKGDAKMESIVEKILLLMNSRKVSLPMRPDHGFLHAVDEEKETYPGYSLTGRLKGLAELRGLEMGIAYKLS, encoded by the coding sequence ATGCAGCAAACCATGCGCTGGTTTGGTCCTCAGGATAACGTCACTTTAAAAGATATCAAGCAAGCCGGAGCCACAGGAATTGCAACGGCTTTGCATCAAATTCCTGTTGGAGAAGTCTGGACAATCGATGATATTAGAGAAAGAAAGCAAATGATTATCGAAGACGGATTAGAGTGGTTGGTTGTAGAAAGTTTGCCTGTTCATGAAGAAATAAAACGTGCTACCGGAAATTATTTGCAATTCATTGAAAACTATAAAATTAGTATCAAAAATCTTTCAGCATGTGGTATTAAAATTATCACTTATAATTTTATGCCAGTTTTAGACTGGGTTCGAACAGATCATAATTTTGTCAATGAAGACGGAAGCAAAGCATTGTTGTATAATCAGGATGCCTTTACTTATTTCGATGTTTTTTTATTAAAAAGACCCAATTCAGAAAATGATTATTCTGAAAGTGAAAAAGAAAAAGCATTGCAATTTGGGAATAAACTGTCTAAAGAAGAAAAAGAATTGCTTTTTAAAAATGTGTTATTAGGATTACCGGGCAGTAAAACTAGCTTTACAGCCGAAGAAATTCTGTCACTATTAGATAATTACGCTGAAATTACTAATGAAAAATTGAGAGAAAATCTGATTTATTTTTTATCAGAAGTAGCTCCCGTAGCTGCTGAATGTGATTCTAAATTAGCGATACATCCTGATGATCCGCCATTTTCGGTTTTAGGTTTGCCCAGAATTGTTTCTACCGAAGAAGATATTAAACAAATATTGCTTGCGGTTCCTCTAGATTCGAATGGATTATGTTATTGCACTGGTTCGTTAGGAGCAGATCCGAAAAATAATCTGGAAAGAATTATGGACGATTGGGGAGACAGGATTCACTTTTTGCATCTTCGAAATACCTTCCGCGAAAGCGAAACTATTTTCAGAGAATCAGAGCATTTGAAAGGCGATGCAAAAATGGAAAGTATTGTAGAAAAAATTCTTTTACTAATGAATTCCAGAAAAGTAAGTTTACCAATGCGTCCCGATCACGGTTTTTTGCATGCCGTTGACGAAGAAAAAGAAACTTATCCCGGATATTCTTTAACAGGAAGATTAAAAGGTCTTGCGGAACTAAGAGGCTTGGAGATGGGAATTGCTTATAAACTTTCATAA
- a CDS encoding SDR family oxidoreductase encodes MSTKTAIVTGGNSGLGFATAKKLCDNGIKTYIIGRTKEKTEDACKEIGPNAIPVLFDLNNIDGIAEMIDNLTKENPIDILVNNAGVNMKKEFLEVTDEDFLSIIHTNLLSVFAVSKAVVKNMKENGGGSIINISSMASQYGIPKVIAYSASKGAIESMTRAMAVELAPFGIRVNCVAPGFIKTKMSAKALDSDPERKNKVLSRTPMGVLGEPSDIADAVFYFALSESKYTTGTILPVDGGNSIGF; translated from the coding sequence ATGAGCACAAAAACGGCAATTGTAACCGGAGGAAATTCGGGTTTGGGTTTTGCAACAGCGAAAAAATTATGTGATAACGGAATCAAAACCTACATAATTGGAAGGACAAAAGAAAAAACAGAAGACGCTTGCAAAGAAATTGGACCAAATGCAATTCCTGTACTTTTTGATCTTAATAATATTGATGGAATTGCAGAAATGATTGACAATCTGACCAAAGAAAATCCGATTGATATTTTGGTAAATAATGCAGGAGTCAACATGAAAAAGGAATTTTTAGAGGTTACCGATGAAGATTTTCTATCCATAATTCATACCAATTTATTAAGCGTTTTTGCAGTTAGTAAAGCCGTTGTAAAAAACATGAAAGAAAACGGAGGAGGAAGTATTATTAATATTAGTTCAATGGCTTCACAATACGGAATTCCGAAAGTAATCGCATATTCTGCCAGTAAAGGCGCGATAGAATCTATGACTCGTGCAATGGCGGTAGAGTTGGCTCCATTTGGAATCAGAGTAAACTGTGTCGCGCCGGGTTTTATTAAAACAAAAATGTCAGCAAAAGCTTTGGACAGTGATCCGGAAAGAAAAAACAAAGTACTTTCAAGAACGCCGATGGGTGTTTTAGGAGAGCCATCAGATATTGCAGATGCCGTTTTTTATTTCGCTTTGAGCGAATCAAAATATACAACCGGAACCATTTTGCCAGTTGATGGAGGAAACAGTATTGGTTTTTAA
- a CDS encoding alpha-glucuronidase family glycosyl hydrolase, whose protein sequence is MTHTKRTFFRSILLFFAVCCSVSAQKDYKLWLQYNKITNDNLKAEYLSNIQDIVSLGNSETIKIAFAELQLGLNEMLGKKFGNKPITAGDNTIIIASKESLGSEIQKEIGSFDQINEEGFIIKSISVKNKKHILITGKKDIGVLYGVYNFLRLIQTNKSIKKLNIVDAPKTNIRILNHWDNLDRTVERGYAGFSLWNWQKLPDFIDQRYIDYARANASIGINGTVLTNVNANALILTPQYLEKVQALANVFRPYGIKVYLTARFSAPIEIGGLKTADPKDAEVIKWWKNKAAEIYKEIPDFGGFLVKANSEGQPGPQNYGRDHVDGANMLADAVAPFGGIIMWRAFVYSEHDVNDRAKQAYAEFVPYDGKFRENVIVQVKNGPIDFQPREPFHPMFGAMPKTPLMMEFQITQEYLGFSTHLVYLPKLFQEVLESDTYQKGKGTTVAKVVDGSLSHTKLTGIAGVSNIGNDLNWTGHPFAQANWYGFGRLAWNPYLDSETIADEWLRCTFSNDENFIKPVKAMMIESREAVVNYMTPLGLHHIMDTGHHYGPGPWVSNLSRPEWNPVYYHKADKNGIGFDRSKTGTNATAQYAPEIEKLFSNLETCPEKDLLWFHHVSWDYKLKNGQTLWNGLALKYQEGVNQVKEMQNTWDKTIKYVDNERFKEVEMLLEIQYKEAKWWRDACLLYFQQYSGKELPVGVEKPKQSLEYFESLKFPFAPGNG, encoded by the coding sequence ATGACGCATACAAAAAGGACTTTTTTCAGATCGATTCTACTTTTTTTTGCAGTTTGCTGTTCTGTATCGGCTCAAAAAGATTATAAATTATGGTTGCAATACAATAAGATTACTAATGATAATCTGAAAGCAGAATATCTTTCCAATATTCAGGATATTGTTTCTTTAGGAAATTCTGAAACTATAAAAATTGCCTTTGCTGAATTACAATTAGGTTTGAATGAGATGTTAGGAAAGAAATTCGGAAATAAGCCAATAACTGCGGGAGATAATACGATTATTATTGCTTCGAAAGAATCGCTGGGTTCAGAAATTCAAAAAGAAATTGGAAGTTTTGATCAGATCAATGAAGAAGGTTTTATAATTAAATCGATTTCCGTAAAAAATAAAAAGCACATTTTGATCACCGGTAAAAAAGACATTGGAGTTTTATACGGCGTTTATAATTTTTTAAGATTGATTCAAACCAATAAGTCGATTAAAAAATTAAATATTGTTGATGCACCAAAAACAAACATTAGAATTCTAAATCATTGGGATAATCTGGATAGAACCGTTGAACGTGGTTACGCCGGATTCTCTTTGTGGAATTGGCAAAAATTACCTGATTTTATAGATCAGCGTTATATTGATTACGCCAGAGCCAATGCATCAATTGGAATTAACGGAACTGTTTTGACCAATGTAAATGCAAATGCCTTAATCTTAACGCCTCAATATTTAGAGAAAGTTCAAGCTTTGGCTAATGTATTCCGACCATACGGAATAAAAGTATATTTAACGGCAAGATTTTCGGCACCAATTGAAATTGGAGGTTTAAAAACTGCAGATCCAAAAGATGCTGAAGTAATAAAATGGTGGAAAAATAAAGCAGCTGAAATTTACAAAGAAATTCCTGATTTTGGAGGTTTTTTGGTCAAAGCAAATTCAGAAGGTCAGCCGGGACCACAAAATTACGGAAGAGATCACGTTGATGGAGCCAATATGCTGGCTGATGCTGTAGCGCCTTTTGGTGGCATAATTATGTGGCGTGCATTTGTGTATTCAGAACATGATGTTAATGATCGTGCAAAACAAGCTTATGCCGAATTTGTGCCTTACGACGGAAAATTTAGAGAAAACGTGATTGTTCAGGTAAAAAATGGTCCAATCGATTTTCAGCCTCGCGAACCTTTTCATCCCATGTTTGGCGCGATGCCAAAAACACCTTTAATGATGGAGTTTCAGATAACACAGGAATATCTGGGTTTTAGTACTCATTTGGTTTATTTGCCCAAATTATTTCAGGAAGTTTTAGAATCTGACACGTATCAAAAAGGAAAAGGTACTACAGTTGCCAAAGTAGTCGATGGTTCTTTGAGTCACACAAAACTTACCGGAATTGCAGGTGTTTCAAATATCGGAAATGACCTAAACTGGACCGGACATCCTTTTGCACAAGCAAATTGGTATGGCTTTGGAAGACTGGCATGGAATCCTTATTTAGACTCTGAAACTATTGCTGATGAATGGCTGAGGTGTACATTTTCGAACGATGAAAACTTCATAAAACCGGTTAAAGCGATGATGATTGAATCAAGAGAGGCAGTTGTAAATTACATGACGCCTTTGGGTTTGCATCACATTATGGATACAGGACATCATTATGGTCCGGGTCCGTGGGTTTCTAATTTATCAAGACCGGAATGGAATCCCGTGTATTATCACAAAGCGGATAAAAACGGAATAGGTTTCGACCGTTCTAAAACAGGAACTAATGCCACAGCACAATACGCACCGGAAATAGAAAAACTTTTTTCGAATTTAGAAACTTGCCCTGAGAAAGATTTATTGTGGTTTCATCACGTTTCCTGGGATTATAAACTAAAAAATGGACAAACACTTTGGAATGGTCTGGCTTTAAAATATCAGGAAGGCGTAAATCAGGTGAAAGAAATGCAGAATACCTGGGATAAAACTATAAAATATGTTGACAACGAACGTTTTAAAGAAGTTGAAATGTTGTTAGAAATTCAGTACAAAGAAGCTAAATGGTGGCGAGATGCTTGTTTACTTTACTTTCAGCAATATTCGGGTAAAGAATTACCGGTTGGAGTAGAGAAACCAAAACAGTCTTTGGAATATTTCGAATCATTAAAATTTCCTTTTGCACCGGGAAATGGATAG
- a CDS encoding LacI family DNA-binding transcriptional regulator, with product MEEHRHVTIYDIAEKLNLATSTISRALKDHHTISEKTIKKVKQTAKEMGFVPNTLAAGLRGNKSRTIGILIPTVTQPFLSSLISGIEITAQKSEYSVIIMQSHDSYETEVNLAKSLYSNRVSGVICSLAMETKDTSHFKQFSNNNIPLVFVDRVPRDYDTFRVVINNYLAGYKATKHLIEQGCKRIAHLTAGSEFGTLYNERKRGYIDALLEHDLPVDDSLIISLKKMLYEDGVKACNQLFDLKPPPDGLFAPGDILAVSAVQTAKKRGVKIPEEFAVIGFNNDPISEIIEPNISTITHPAEKMGKAAAELIIKNLKSAKEEDAKEITFLNTQVLIRESSKRI from the coding sequence ATGGAAGAACACAGACATGTAACGATATATGATATTGCCGAGAAGCTTAATCTTGCGACATCAACAATTTCAAGAGCTTTAAAAGATCATCATACTATCAGCGAAAAGACAATCAAAAAAGTAAAGCAGACAGCCAAGGAAATGGGTTTTGTGCCTAACACTTTGGCGGCAGGTTTGCGCGGAAATAAATCAAGAACTATTGGTATTTTAATACCAACAGTAACACAGCCTTTTTTATCCTCTTTGATTAGTGGTATTGAAATTACGGCTCAAAAATCTGAATATTCAGTTATTATTATGCAATCGCATGATTCATACGAGACAGAAGTAAATTTAGCTAAATCCTTATATAGCAACAGAGTAAGTGGAGTTATATGCTCGCTGGCAATGGAGACCAAAGATACTTCTCATTTTAAGCAATTTTCGAACAACAATATTCCCTTAGTATTTGTTGACAGGGTTCCCAGAGATTACGATACTTTTCGTGTTGTAATCAATAATTATTTGGCAGGCTACAAGGCAACAAAGCATTTGATAGAACAAGGCTGTAAAAGAATAGCGCATTTAACCGCAGGATCAGAATTTGGTACACTTTATAATGAACGAAAAAGAGGTTATATCGATGCCTTATTAGAACATGATTTGCCTGTTGACGATAGTTTGATTATTAGTCTAAAGAAAATGCTTTATGAAGATGGAGTAAAGGCTTGCAATCAATTATTTGATTTAAAACCTCCTCCGGACGGTCTTTTTGCTCCTGGAGATATTCTTGCTGTAAGCGCAGTGCAGACCGCTAAAAAAAGAGGCGTTAAAATACCTGAAGAGTTTGCGGTAATAGGGTTTAACAATGATCCAATCTCTGAAATAATTGAGCCTAATATCTCTACTATAACACATCCAGCTGAGAAAATGGGTAAAGCTGCGGCCGAATTGATTATCAAAAATCTAAAATCGGCTAAGGAAGAAGATGCCAAAGAAATTACATTTTTAAATACACAAGTCCTCATACGAGAATCCTCTAAAAGGATTTAA
- a CDS encoding heme-binding protein, with amino-acid sequence MENSINLEQQKCPYLAQQAATAVIPDITTPLVSTTNQLPVVGTSNIGLLNNFIGTWNSPTGAGATGYNVMPLPQVDAPNGYILKNFPYFEEISFTPIAGGAPNREGQYTQTSGVLFYEQRVYIANNADPSGTQPIENTLIHAENGTWLYHAIQNQMEGPYGPGIVPDTNIPVQNPATQYNKQISVPHGVSVLMVGGPVVSGTGNPLFPTADRTKLPFTNQSVIDPSTYLTQQLNSLNANGITVTNYSSINVSTTNTGGAVSNINFENSFGKVISMNTTWYVETLSNGTVQLQYIQNIVLQFVIDGVDTQFLHIDANTLQLVETFVQVVSTQPWQDTGVTVQSGSPVTISYKSGQWTADPNTNNGNLYGANGCPGIIVTQSGYPVQNVNMGALIGQVGTNAPFLIGNGPVTTPAGQSGALKLCINDDLNAEYGAGLADNIGSLQVRIKVQNT; translated from the coding sequence ATGGAAAATTCAATTAACCTAGAACAACAAAAATGCCCTTATTTGGCTCAACAAGCTGCAACAGCGGTAATTCCGGACATTACAACTCCACTTGTATCGACTACCAATCAACTACCAGTTGTTGGCACATCTAATATCGGATTACTAAATAACTTTATTGGTACCTGGAACAGCCCTACGGGAGCTGGTGCAACAGGTTACAATGTTATGCCTTTACCTCAAGTAGATGCTCCCAATGGTTACATTCTTAAAAACTTTCCTTATTTTGAAGAAATTTCATTTACACCTATAGCTGGTGGAGCACCAAATCGAGAGGGACAATATACACAGACAAGCGGTGTACTGTTTTATGAACAAAGGGTTTACATCGCAAACAATGCTGATCCAAGCGGAACACAGCCCATAGAAAACACCTTAATTCATGCCGAAAATGGCACTTGGCTTTATCACGCGATACAAAATCAAATGGAAGGTCCTTACGGTCCGGGTATTGTTCCTGATACAAATATCCCTGTACAAAATCCAGCCACGCAATACAACAAACAAATTTCAGTACCTCATGGTGTTTCCGTTTTAATGGTTGGAGGTCCAGTTGTTTCCGGAACAGGTAATCCACTTTTTCCAACAGCCGACAGAACTAAGTTACCGTTTACTAATCAATCTGTTATTGATCCATCAACTTATCTGACACAGCAATTGAATTCATTGAATGCCAATGGTATTACAGTTACCAATTATTCAAGTATTAATGTTAGCACTACTAATACTGGTGGCGCAGTAAGCAATATAAATTTTGAAAATTCTTTTGGTAAAGTGATTTCAATGAATACCACTTGGTATGTTGAAACTTTAAGTAATGGTACAGTTCAATTGCAGTACATTCAAAATATTGTTTTACAGTTTGTGATTGATGGCGTAGATACCCAATTTTTACATATTGATGCCAACACCTTACAACTAGTAGAAACATTTGTTCAGGTAGTTTCTACTCAGCCATGGCAAGATACCGGAGTTACTGTTCAATCTGGCAGCCCAGTAACCATAAGTTACAAGTCAGGTCAATGGACTGCGGATCCAAATACAAATAATGGTAATCTGTACGGAGCAAACGGCTGTCCGGGCATTATTGTAACGCAATCAGGTTATCCGGTTCAAAATGTAAATATGGGTGCACTTATAGGACAAGTTGGTACTAATGCTCCATTCTTAATTGGAAACGGACCTGTTACCACTCCTGCAGGACAAAGCGGCGCATTAAAATTATGTATCAACGATGATCTGAATGCTGAATATGGAGCCGGACTAGCCGATAACATTGGTAGTTTACAGGTGCGTATAAAAGTTCAAAACACTTAA
- a CDS encoding thiamine pyrophosphate-dependent enzyme: protein MKPAKEFTVADYLLTRLKQLNVTEIFQIPGDYVKHFTQALEHFDGIKTIGTSNELDASYAADAYARTRGLSAVSLQYGVSTFSALNAIAGAYVERSPVVVISATPGADARQIGSMYNVLYHHSTGNLNADQEIYERVTVATETLSSSVDAPEKIDNLIIAALTHQRPVYIACYKEVWGEPCPKPSSKKLKAQIPKSETAALENAVSQAWTQITQAKSPIILAGVEILRHDLSNLLEELIKESGMLYTTTSLGKTVLDEKGDKFIGTYSDQASIPEVIKLVEASDCILSLGTIITDDYLWLVENQFPNMIQATTQEMRVGYFTYNNVTLKDFIEALIDRFKRTSSYPLKTIAPPQPKFPEPWRSNSDPKYDATPEVITFNRFFEHTTSFLKKEKMLDDIVMTFGVSSSMYVATNIYGLSKNAYISSAAWQCIGFETGAASGAQLGSGKQAWTVAGDGGFMMIAQSLSTLVKYNINSVIFVMSNGVYAIEQVYVDINSFKAGPEHKFDEFDILPKWDYQALAKAFGANSYRAETITELNEVLLKLKKKTNLPTLIEIVIPQKDLAQQMSRLGNE, encoded by the coding sequence ATGAAACCTGCAAAAGAATTTACAGTCGCAGATTATCTTCTGACTCGACTTAAACAATTAAATGTTACCGAAATTTTTCAGATTCCAGGTGATTATGTAAAACATTTTACACAAGCTCTGGAGCATTTTGACGGAATTAAAACCATTGGAACTTCTAATGAACTAGATGCTTCTTATGCTGCAGATGCTTATGCGCGTACCCGAGGTTTGTCAGCTGTATCTCTTCAATACGGAGTAAGTACTTTTAGCGCATTAAATGCTATTGCCGGAGCTTATGTAGAGCGCAGTCCGGTTGTTGTAATTAGTGCTACTCCCGGAGCAGATGCCAGACAAATTGGAAGTATGTACAATGTACTTTACCACCATTCTACGGGTAATCTTAATGCAGATCAGGAGATTTATGAAAGAGTAACTGTTGCTACCGAAACCTTAAGCAGTTCAGTGGATGCTCCGGAAAAAATCGACAATTTAATCATCGCTGCACTTACACACCAGCGTCCTGTTTACATAGCGTGCTATAAAGAGGTATGGGGTGAACCTTGTCCTAAGCCTTCAAGTAAAAAACTAAAAGCACAAATACCAAAGAGTGAAACGGCGGCACTTGAAAATGCAGTTTCTCAGGCGTGGACTCAAATTACTCAGGCAAAATCACCAATTATTCTTGCAGGTGTAGAGATTTTACGACATGACTTATCAAATCTCTTAGAAGAACTTATTAAAGAGAGCGGAATGTTGTACACCACAACTTCACTTGGAAAAACGGTATTGGACGAGAAAGGAGATAAATTTATAGGTACCTATTCTGATCAGGCTTCAATACCCGAAGTAATCAAACTAGTTGAAGCTTCGGATTGCATTCTTTCTTTAGGAACTATAATTACCGATGATTATTTATGGCTGGTAGAAAATCAATTTCCAAATATGATTCAGGCAACTACGCAAGAAATGCGTGTTGGCTATTTTACCTATAATAATGTAACCTTAAAAGACTTTATTGAAGCGCTAATAGACCGTTTTAAAAGAACCTCATCATATCCTCTAAAAACTATTGCGCCACCTCAGCCTAAATTTCCGGAGCCCTGGAGATCAAACTCAGATCCTAAATATGATGCAACTCCCGAGGTAATAACATTCAACCGTTTTTTTGAACATACCACATCTTTCCTGAAAAAGGAGAAAATGCTGGACGATATTGTTATGACTTTTGGCGTAAGCTCTTCTATGTATGTGGCTACTAATATTTACGGATTATCGAAGAATGCCTATATATCTTCGGCTGCGTGGCAATGTATTGGTTTTGAAACCGGTGCAGCTTCCGGTGCTCAACTTGGGAGTGGTAAACAGGCTTGGACTGTTGCGGGAGATGGTGGCTTTATGATGATAGCACAATCACTTTCGACTCTTGTAAAATACAATATCAATTCTGTAATCTTTGTGATGAGTAACGGCGTCTATGCTATTGAACAGGTATATGTAGACATAAACTCGTTTAAAGCAGGACCAGAACATAAGTTTGATGAATTTGATATTCTTCCAAAATGGGATTATCAGGCACTTGCCAAAGCATTTGGAGCAAACAGCTACAGAGCTGAAACCATTACAGAGCTAAACGAAGTTCTTCTTAAACTCAAGAAAAAAACAAATCTTCCTACGCTTATAGAAATTGTAATTCCGCAAAAGGATCTGGCACAGCAAATGTCAAGATTGGGTAATGAATAA
- a CDS encoding ferritin-like domain-containing protein translates to MKTKKLFTFSDTVTTGNIEEVMQQAIALELATIPTYLSTYYSINRAQDQDKLYAKIYAQLSQSGERTPEEIDALAQELKVDILVYSNKAAALIMSVVIEEMLHLALACNVKQAVCQNAPDLMGIGKVLTFPTQLDGHIPEFQINAAKLSLNQLTTFLQIESPEDFEDPYKDKQLLNTIEYHTIGKLYELIIKCVEEDFPGPYNYRPQLLPPDDSGRPKPFYSQNSMNTVHYDRDHNPQFANHDDSGGLVGIYDAKSAVEALGRIIEQGEGQSQDEQHTLIWGENKMPVPMEIVDGKAVFWKGDYDDTGKELAHFAKFLEAYSFGGYYQEKFRKIQGLDDFFSYFVYDTDANPKTADYVASGNQALALCSQLGNAVFAYILLMIEACYHKDESTQYDLFMYGIHKSMIWLLSGVGNQINQYTYNKGNAAYRGALTFEPFAFEQSFLRPKAQIMSLVDQLAKADPVNWGWAIKSENYFPSLPDVGLDYSIVADVPKVPGTPYTHTHHH, encoded by the coding sequence ATGAAAACAAAAAAACTTTTTACCTTTTCGGATACGGTAACAACAGGTAATATCGAAGAAGTAATGCAACAGGCCATTGCGCTTGAACTTGCAACTATTCCAACGTATTTATCTACCTATTATTCGATAAACAGAGCACAGGATCAGGACAAATTGTATGCTAAAATTTATGCCCAGCTTTCTCAATCCGGCGAACGTACTCCTGAAGAAATTGATGCATTGGCACAAGAACTGAAAGTCGACATATTGGTTTATTCCAATAAAGCCGCAGCTTTAATCATGAGCGTTGTTATCGAAGAAATGCTACATCTTGCTCTCGCATGCAATGTCAAACAAGCTGTTTGTCAAAACGCACCGGATCTTATGGGAATTGGAAAAGTATTAACATTTCCAACACAATTAGACGGACATATTCCAGAGTTTCAAATTAATGCTGCAAAATTATCATTAAACCAATTGACAACTTTTTTGCAGATAGAAAGTCCTGAAGATTTTGAAGATCCTTATAAAGACAAACAATTATTAAATACAATTGAATATCATACTATTGGTAAATTGTACGAATTAATTATTAAGTGCGTAGAAGAAGATTTCCCGGGACCATATAATTACAGACCGCAATTGCTTCCTCCGGATGATTCTGGACGTCCAAAACCATTCTATTCTCAAAATTCCATGAACACTGTGCATTATGACCGAGACCACAATCCTCAGTTTGCAAATCACGATGACAGTGGCGGACTCGTTGGAATATATGATGCTAAATCAGCAGTTGAAGCTTTAGGGCGTATTATTGAACAAGGAGAAGGGCAAAGTCAAGACGAACAACATACCTTAATATGGGGTGAAAATAAAATGCCTGTACCAATGGAAATTGTTGATGGAAAGGCAGTTTTTTGGAAAGGTGATTATGATGATACAGGAAAAGAACTGGCTCATTTTGCCAAATTTCTGGAAGCCTATAGTTTTGGTGGCTATTACCAGGAAAAGTTTCGTAAGATTCAGGGCTTAGACGATTTCTTTAGCTATTTTGTATATGATACTGATGCTAATCCCAAAACAGCCGATTATGTTGCTTCGGGTAACCAGGCACTGGCATTGTGCTCACAATTGGGTAATGCCGTTTTTGCCTATATACTTTTAATGATTGAAGCCTGCTATCACAAAGACGAAAGTACCCAATACGATTTATTCATGTACGGTATTCACAAATCGATGATCTGGCTATTGAGCGGTGTTGGAAACCAAATCAATCAGTACACTTATAACAAAGGCAATGCAGCCTACAGAGGCGCTCTGACATTTGAACCTTTTGCGTTTGAGCAAAGTTTTCTGAGACCTAAAGCACAAATTATGAGCTTAGTCGATCAATTGGCTAAAGCAGATCCTGTCAATTGGGGTTGGGCAATAAAAAGCGAAAATTATTTTCCGTCTTTACCAGATGTAGGACTAGATTATAGCATTGTAGCCGATGTGCCAAAAGTACCAGGTACACCTTATACTCATACTCATCATCATTAA
- a CDS encoding DUF692 domain-containing protein → MDTRLGLPNLGLGLGLRSQHFEHILKNNPAVDWFEVISENFIDSHGRPRYILHQIAERYPVVMHGVSLSIGSTDPLNFDYLKSLKQLATEVQPAWISDHLCWTGVLTTNSHDLLPLPLNDESLKHVCNRIIQAQDYLERPLIIENPSTYAAFNNSTLPEWEFLRIMTEETGCGLLLDVNNVYVSSFNNDFDPVEYIKGIPHDKIVQMHLAGHQNCGNYIIDTHDREVNTQVWKLFQMAYQLANEASVLLEWDGNIPSFDIYHSELLKSKQYMDETFVGVENEVHFMDKEQVSNPLNLFEMNKFI, encoded by the coding sequence ATGGACACCAGACTCGGATTACCCAATTTAGGGCTGGGCTTAGGACTTAGAAGCCAGCATTTTGAGCATATTCTAAAAAACAATCCTGCCGTAGATTGGTTTGAGGTAATTTCTGAGAATTTTATAGATTCACATGGACGTCCAAGATACATCTTACATCAAATAGCAGAACGATATCCCGTGGTCATGCACGGGGTATCGTTGTCTATTGGAAGTACTGATCCGTTAAATTTTGATTATCTCAAAAGTTTAAAACAATTAGCAACCGAGGTACAACCAGCCTGGATTAGCGACCATTTGTGCTGGACAGGAGTTTTAACGACCAATTCGCACGATTTACTTCCGCTTCCGCTAAATGACGAATCATTAAAACACGTTTGTAATCGAATCATTCAGGCGCAAGACTATTTAGAACGACCGCTGATTATCGAGAATCCAAGCACTTATGCAGCCTTTAATAATTCTACGCTTCCGGAATGGGAATTTTTACGAATAATGACCGAAGAAACTGGTTGCGGATTACTTCTGGATGTAAACAACGTTTATGTATCTTCTTTCAATAATGATTTTGATCCTGTCGAATATATCAAAGGAATTCCGCATGATAAAATTGTACAAATGCACTTGGCCGGTCATCAAAATTGTGGCAATTATATTATTGATACGCACGATCGAGAAGTCAATACTCAGGTATGGAAATTGTTTCAAATGGCTTATCAACTGGCAAATGAAGCTTCGGTTTTATTAGAATGGGATGGCAATATTCCCTCCTTCGATATATATCATTCTGAATTGCTTAAATCAAAACAATATATGGATGAAACATTTGTGGGAGTTGAAAATGAAGTCCATTTTATGGATAAAGAACAGGTTTCAAACCCATTGAATCTTTTTGAAATGAATAAATTTATATAA